One Legionella lansingensis genomic region harbors:
- the gcvPB gene encoding aminomethyl-transferring glycine dehydrogenase subunit GcvPB — protein MLIFERSKIKRKAMAQIPATREKQLAIPKHLLRNKSPRLPACSELQVVRHYTGLSQLNYSIDTNFYPLGSCTMKYNPRGVHKAASKPAFLNRHPLAPEKASQGFLQILHDLQGYLAEITGMPGVSLTPMAGSQGEFAGVAMIKAYHQSRGDTARDEILIPDAAHGTNPASAVMCGFKVVELKTAKDGDIDLDEVRSKVGPKTAGIMLTNPSTLGLFMRQIKEIANIVHQAGGLLYYDGANLNAILGKVRPGDMGFDVMHLNLHKTFATPHGGGGPGAGPVAVGKRLLPYLPLPIVIKENDIYRWATRTDYPQSIGRLSCFMGNAGILLRAYFYIRTLGKEGLLRVSEFATLNANYLLSELSKTGFRPAYPGRRAAHEFILTLSQEKKLYGITAMDLAKRLLDYGFHAPTTYFPLLVPECLLIEPTETECKEELDGFISAMQAIRHEAESNPNLLKQAPHNLPVRRLDDVKAARELDLNYYSHHTSESAE, from the coding sequence ATGTTAATTTTTGAACGCTCAAAAATAAAAAGGAAAGCAATGGCCCAAATTCCTGCAACAAGGGAAAAACAGTTGGCCATTCCTAAGCATTTATTACGCAACAAATCACCACGCCTCCCCGCTTGTTCAGAATTGCAAGTGGTTCGCCATTATACGGGGCTATCGCAACTCAATTATTCTATTGACACCAACTTTTATCCCCTCGGTTCATGCACCATGAAGTACAATCCTCGTGGTGTTCATAAAGCAGCATCGAAACCCGCTTTTCTTAATCGTCATCCTCTTGCTCCTGAAAAAGCCAGTCAGGGATTTTTGCAAATTTTACATGATCTACAAGGCTATTTAGCTGAAATCACTGGGATGCCAGGTGTTTCATTGACGCCAATGGCCGGCTCGCAAGGCGAGTTTGCCGGGGTTGCCATGATTAAAGCTTATCATCAGTCAAGAGGCGATACGGCAAGAGATGAAATATTAATACCCGATGCAGCACATGGCACCAATCCAGCTTCGGCGGTCATGTGTGGTTTTAAAGTGGTTGAGCTTAAAACGGCAAAAGATGGCGATATCGATTTAGACGAAGTGAGAAGCAAGGTTGGACCGAAGACAGCCGGCATTATGCTAACTAACCCCTCAACCTTGGGGTTATTTATGCGACAAATTAAAGAGATTGCTAACATTGTTCATCAAGCGGGTGGTCTTCTTTATTATGATGGCGCCAATTTGAATGCCATTTTGGGTAAAGTCCGCCCCGGCGACATGGGCTTTGATGTCATGCACCTGAATCTACATAAAACCTTTGCCACACCTCACGGTGGCGGCGGTCCAGGCGCAGGTCCGGTCGCTGTAGGTAAACGGCTGCTGCCCTACTTACCTTTACCAATAGTGATCAAAGAGAACGACATCTATCGCTGGGCAACTCGAACAGACTATCCACAAAGCATCGGGCGTTTATCCTGTTTTATGGGCAATGCCGGTATTTTATTGCGCGCTTATTTCTATATTCGCACTCTCGGTAAAGAAGGCTTATTGCGCGTTTCCGAGTTCGCCACACTCAATGCCAATTATCTCCTTAGTGAACTTAGCAAAACAGGATTTCGACCTGCTTATCCAGGAAGACGAGCCGCCCATGAATTCATTTTAACGCTAAGCCAGGAGAAAAAACTCTACGGCATCACGGCAATGGATCTAGCCAAGCGCTTATTGGATTATGGTTTTCATGCCCCTACAACTTACTTCCCGTTGCTAGTGCCCGAATGCTTGTTAATAGAACCAACGGAAACAGAGTGCAAAGAAGAGTTGGATGGTTTTATTAGTGCTATGCAAGCCATCCGTCACGAAGCAGAAAGTAATCCCAACCTATTGAAGCAAGCACCTCACAATTTACCAGTGAGGCGTTTGGATGATGTAAAAGCGGCTAGAGAATTAGATTTAAATTACTATAGTCACCATACATCAGAGAGTGCTGAATAA
- a CDS encoding YciI family protein, translating to MFIVKLTYKVPLSEVDKYLQQHREFLDVYYKQGLLLASGPMKPRTGGIIIAITNDKVYLESVLNQDPFCMAEIAAYEIIEFTPVKHRDELKDLIQKTEGKLC from the coding sequence ATGTTTATTGTAAAACTCACTTATAAAGTCCCTTTAAGCGAGGTAGATAAATATCTACAACAACATCGCGAATTTCTTGATGTTTACTATAAACAAGGCTTATTACTCGCATCAGGACCTATGAAGCCAAGAACTGGGGGCATCATTATTGCCATCACGAATGATAAGGTCTATTTGGAATCAGTTCTTAATCAAGATCCTTTTTGCATGGCTGAAATTGCCGCTTACGAAATCATTGAGTTTACACCCGTTAAACATCGCGATGAACTTAAGGATCTTATTCAGAAAACGGAAGGCAAATTATGTTAA
- the gcvPA gene encoding aminomethyl-transferring glycine dehydrogenase subunit GcvPA, translating to MPYIPHTDADTEAMLASIGIKSIEELFDEIPPSLLYNDLKNIPEGLSEMLVVKKAREQACKNQSGICFMGAGSYEHHIPAAVWDIASRGEFLTAYTPYQAEASQGTLQLLYEFQTMIAELTGLDVANASMYDGASALAEAVLMAVRLNKRSKSNRVLVAGTVHPFYRETLETIVRTQHIEVITLPFDLSEGITALSALDKYRDEDITALVIAQPNFFGCLEQVDELTDWAHANNSISIACVNPISLALLKPPGQWGQHGVDIACGEGQPLGSPMASGGPYFGFFSTRIEHVRQMPGRLIGRTLDQDGKTGFTLTLQAREQHIRRGKATSNICTNQGLLVTAATIYMSLLGAEGLQQVAHTCHTNTQKLVSLLTEIEGVESVFLASYFHEALIKLTQPVDEVLAKLREFGIIGGYSVESHYPQLANSLLICATEMRTAEDIEHYANSLKQIMTKRGY from the coding sequence ATGCCTTACATTCCACATACCGATGCAGACACGGAAGCGATGCTGGCAAGCATAGGGATAAAAAGCATCGAAGAATTGTTCGATGAAATTCCTCCCTCCTTGCTTTATAACGATCTCAAAAATATTCCAGAGGGCCTCTCTGAAATGCTCGTGGTTAAAAAGGCAAGAGAACAGGCTTGCAAAAATCAGTCTGGTATTTGTTTCATGGGCGCGGGAAGTTACGAACATCATATTCCTGCCGCTGTTTGGGACATTGCATCACGTGGAGAATTCTTAACAGCCTATACCCCCTACCAAGCGGAAGCAAGCCAAGGAACGTTGCAATTACTGTATGAATTCCAAACAATGATAGCTGAATTGACAGGTTTGGATGTCGCCAATGCGTCTATGTATGATGGTGCTTCCGCTCTTGCTGAGGCGGTGTTAATGGCAGTAAGGCTTAATAAGCGCAGTAAAAGCAATCGTGTACTCGTAGCCGGGACTGTTCATCCTTTTTATCGTGAAACGTTAGAAACCATTGTCCGCACCCAGCATATTGAAGTCATCACGTTGCCTTTTGACCTAAGTGAAGGAATCACAGCGCTTTCGGCATTAGATAAATACCGAGATGAAGACATTACGGCGCTGGTCATTGCTCAACCTAACTTTTTTGGTTGTCTCGAGCAGGTTGATGAACTCACGGATTGGGCGCATGCCAACAATAGCATTAGTATTGCCTGCGTTAACCCAATTTCTTTAGCCCTTTTGAAACCACCAGGGCAATGGGGTCAGCATGGCGTAGACATCGCCTGTGGGGAAGGACAACCATTAGGCTCACCCATGGCTTCAGGCGGTCCTTATTTTGGTTTTTTTAGTACTCGCATCGAACACGTGCGCCAAATGCCAGGTCGATTAATAGGACGAACGCTAGACCAAGATGGTAAAACAGGTTTCACCCTAACTTTGCAAGCACGGGAGCAGCATATAAGAAGAGGCAAGGCAACATCTAACATTTGCACCAACCAAGGTTTGCTTGTAACCGCAGCCACCATCTATATGAGTCTCTTAGGAGCAGAAGGATTACAGCAGGTTGCCCATACCTGCCATACCAACACACAAAAATTGGTTAGTTTGCTCACTGAAATAGAAGGGGTAGAGAGTGTTTTTTTAGCCTCTTATTTCCACGAAGCATTAATCAAGTTAACGCAACCCGTGGATGAAGTACTAGCAAAACTGCGTGAATTTGGGATCATCGGTGGTTACTCCGTAGAGTCCCACTACCCTCAATTAGCAAATAGCCTTTTGATTTGCGCAACAGAAATGCGTACAGCTGAAGACATTGAGCATTATGCTAATTCACTTAAACAAATTATGACGAAGCGAGGCTACTGA
- the gcvH gene encoding glycine cleavage system protein GcvH: MAELKFTKTHEWLRTDDNEFTVGITEHAQELLGDMVFVELPEEGDEVNAGDEIGVVESVKAASDFYAPVSGVIVAVNQSVSENPALVNKEPYGAGWLVKIKPSNTTELNDLLDNEQYQNEIKEDH; this comes from the coding sequence ATGGCAGAATTAAAATTTACAAAAACTCACGAATGGCTGAGAACGGATGATAACGAATTTACTGTTGGCATAACCGAGCATGCTCAAGAATTGCTTGGCGACATGGTCTTTGTTGAGTTGCCCGAAGAAGGGGACGAAGTCAACGCTGGGGACGAAATTGGGGTAGTTGAATCCGTCAAAGCAGCCTCTGACTTTTACGCTCCAGTAAGTGGGGTCATTGTCGCTGTTAACCAGTCAGTCAGCGAAAATCCTGCCTTAGTAAATAAAGAACCTTATGGTGCAGGCTGGTTAGTTAAAATTAAACCAAGCAACACGACTGAATTGAATGATTTGTTAGATAATGAACAATATCAAAACGAAATTAAAGAGGACCATTAA
- the gcvT gene encoding glycine cleavage system aminomethyltransferase GcvT, with protein sequence MIAKTPLYATHVAMGAKMVDFHGWEMPLHYGSQLDEHNQVRQHAGVFDVSHMTVVDILGAGGRQFLRRLLTNDVDQLQHTGRALYSCMCNEHGGIIDDLIVYQRASDNYRMVLNSATRQRDLAWIREKSEGFSVGLQERNDLAMLAVQGPEAIPKTMTVLTPAQSDAVSTLTQFECVDVGHWFFARTGYTGEDGLEIILPKDEIVDFWSSLLRAGIAPCGLGARDTLRLEAGLLLYGQDMDESTTPLESGLEWTVKWQPEDRDFIGMGALLSQKQHGVKRKFVGLLLNDKGIMRSGQRVVVEGQAEGIITSGSYSPTLGQSIALARVPVTTGDEVFVEIRGKLIPAKVRKPRFVKQGKIL encoded by the coding sequence ATGATCGCAAAAACTCCACTATATGCTACCCATGTAGCAATGGGTGCCAAAATGGTTGATTTCCACGGTTGGGAGATGCCATTACATTATGGTTCACAGCTTGATGAACATAATCAAGTACGTCAACATGCAGGCGTGTTTGATGTTTCGCATATGACGGTTGTCGATATCCTGGGCGCTGGTGGTCGACAATTCCTGCGAAGGCTCTTAACCAATGACGTCGATCAACTACAACACACAGGCCGTGCGCTCTACAGTTGCATGTGCAATGAGCATGGTGGCATTATCGATGATTTGATCGTTTACCAACGCGCATCTGATAACTACCGTATGGTATTAAATTCAGCCACCCGCCAACGAGACTTAGCTTGGATCCGTGAAAAAAGTGAAGGCTTTTCTGTGGGCTTACAAGAGCGCAATGACTTGGCTATGCTAGCCGTACAGGGCCCTGAGGCTATCCCAAAGACGATGACGGTTCTTACCCCAGCCCAAAGTGATGCAGTATCTACATTAACCCAATTTGAATGTGTTGATGTAGGACATTGGTTTTTTGCACGCACTGGTTATACGGGAGAAGACGGCTTGGAAATTATTCTTCCCAAAGACGAGATTGTGGATTTTTGGTCTTCGTTATTACGAGCAGGAATAGCTCCGTGCGGTTTAGGCGCACGCGATACCTTGCGATTAGAAGCTGGTCTTCTTCTTTATGGGCAAGACATGGATGAGTCCACTACACCTCTCGAATCAGGTTTGGAATGGACCGTGAAATGGCAACCTGAAGATCGAGATTTTATTGGCATGGGTGCCCTATTATCACAAAAACAACACGGCGTTAAACGTAAGTTTGTTGGGCTACTCCTGAACGATAAAGGTATTATGCGTTCTGGTCAGCGGGTTGTTGTCGAAGGACAAGCAGAGGGGATTATCACCAGTGGCAGTTATTCACCCACCCTGGGACAATCCATTGCTCTGGCTCGGGTCCCAGTAACTACAGGAGATGAAGTTTTCGTTGAAATTCGTGGGAAGTTGATTCCTGCGAAAGTTAGAAAACCAAGATTTGTTAAGCAGGGAAAGATCCTTTAG
- a CDS encoding LysR family transcriptional regulator, which yields MIRWERSITKVTLEQWRVLQAVVDEGSFAKAAAKLHKSQPSISYTITKLQDMLGLTLFTIEGRRAILTEPGKQILHLSRQVTRAAKNVENAAHNFHSERERLLRLAIDEIFPTTLLMNVLHAFGLKNTYTRLIIHHGLLSGPSELLINGDAELVIVSKIPESYTGDKLLDIESLPYAHIDSPLHQKELTIDDLYDERYIIAQDSGKQNKRNEGWLGSEFHWKVSSMEMKIQCVAHGIGFSWLPRQLVENRNLPIKPIKLKQNNIRAYPLYLVHHNPEEIGPSASELIALFRHYASTI from the coding sequence ATGATTCGTTGGGAGAGATCCATTACCAAAGTAACCTTAGAGCAATGGCGCGTTTTGCAAGCCGTGGTGGATGAAGGCAGTTTTGCCAAAGCAGCAGCCAAACTACATAAAAGTCAACCGAGCATCAGCTACACCATTACCAAACTACAAGATATGTTGGGGCTGACCTTATTTACTATTGAAGGTCGTAGGGCTATTTTGACTGAACCAGGCAAACAGATTTTGCATCTTTCCCGTCAGGTTACGCGAGCAGCTAAAAATGTAGAGAATGCTGCTCATAACTTTCATTCAGAGCGCGAGAGACTATTGCGTTTGGCCATCGACGAAATTTTCCCCACCACACTATTAATGAACGTTTTGCATGCCTTTGGCTTAAAGAATACGTATACGCGTTTGATTATTCATCATGGGCTTTTATCTGGTCCCAGTGAGCTATTGATCAATGGTGATGCGGAGTTAGTCATCGTGTCAAAAATTCCTGAAAGCTATACTGGTGATAAACTGCTCGATATTGAATCACTTCCTTATGCTCACATTGATAGTCCCTTACATCAAAAAGAACTCACCATTGATGATCTTTATGATGAACGCTATATCATTGCCCAAGATTCGGGCAAACAAAATAAACGCAATGAGGGTTGGTTGGGTTCAGAATTTCACTGGAAAGTAAGTTCAATGGAGATGAAAATTCAATGCGTAGCGCATGGCATTGGTTTTTCATGGTTACCCAGACAATTGGTGGAAAATCGCAACTTACCCATTAAACCAATTAAACTCAAACAAAATAATATCAGAGCTTATCCTCTCTATTTAGTGCATCATAATCCGGAAGAAATTGGGCCATCCGCCAGTGAGTTGATTGCCCTATTTCGACACTATGCCAGCACGATTTGA